A genomic segment from Propionibacteriaceae bacterium ZF39 encodes:
- the cofE gene encoding coenzyme F420-0:L-glutamate ligase encodes MSDTIEIFAPRGIPGVTPGADLPALILAAVDAHHAGPLRDGDILVVTSKVVSKAEGRVIDVDDRQAARATESRRIVARRGDTVIVEHRLGLVHAAAGIDTSNVEPGSALLLPVDPDASARGIRRRLADATGLRLGVLISDTAGRAWRTGQTDLTIGLAGVVAIDSHIGRTDPFGNDLRVTEIAVADELAAAADLAKTKLGGRPVAVVRGLAHLVTDDDGASAPLLREESKDFFRLGRREAVLDAILKATGQSERYADVVGLDGDALVAAITADAAEADHDWIRRLLNAVAPSKSA; translated from the coding sequence GTGAGCGACACGATCGAGATCTTCGCCCCGAGGGGGATTCCGGGGGTCACTCCCGGTGCCGACCTGCCGGCGCTGATCCTTGCCGCTGTGGACGCCCACCACGCCGGCCCTCTGCGCGACGGCGACATCCTCGTGGTCACCTCCAAGGTGGTGTCGAAAGCGGAGGGCCGGGTGATCGATGTGGACGATCGGCAGGCGGCCCGCGCGACCGAATCCCGTCGCATCGTGGCGCGTCGCGGGGACACGGTGATCGTCGAGCACCGGCTCGGTCTCGTCCATGCGGCGGCGGGCATCGACACGTCCAATGTCGAACCCGGTTCGGCGTTGCTGCTCCCCGTCGACCCGGATGCCTCGGCGCGCGGAATCCGCCGCCGGCTGGCCGACGCGACCGGGCTGCGACTCGGCGTACTTATCTCGGACACCGCCGGCCGCGCCTGGCGCACCGGGCAGACCGACCTGACCATCGGCCTGGCAGGGGTCGTGGCGATCGATTCGCACATCGGGCGCACCGACCCGTTCGGCAACGACCTGCGGGTGACCGAGATCGCGGTGGCCGACGAACTGGCCGCAGCAGCCGACCTGGCCAAGACCAAGCTGGGCGGGCGGCCGGTGGCGGTGGTACGGGGACTGGCCCACCTCGTCACCGACGACGACGGCGCCTCGGCTCCCCTGCTCCGCGAGGAGTCGAAGGACTTCTTCCGGTTGGGGCGACGCGAGGCCGTGCTCGACGCGATCCTGAAGGCGACGGGTCAGTCGGAGCGCTACGCGGACGTGGTCGGACTCGACGGTGACGCGCTTGTGGCTGCAATCACCGCCGACGCCGCTGAGGCGGACCATGACTGGATCCGCCGGCTGCTCAACGCGGTTGCTCCGTCGAAATCGGCATAA